In uncultured Methanobrevibacter sp., the DNA window GGTACATCTTTTAGACATTTAACTACTCCCAGTCATCATCATCCATATCAAAATCAGGGTCATAGCCACAATTGTCACAATATGGTTCATTATCAGCAAGAATTGAACCGCAACGAGGACATGTCTTCATTATTCCACCTCAATACAAATCTGAATTATCTATAATGATATTTTTTTCATTAATGCTATTTAAA includes these proteins:
- a CDS encoding zinc-ribbon domain-containing protein, with amino-acid sequence MKTCPRCGSILADNEPYCDNCGYDPDFDMDDDDWE